From a region of the Cucumis sativus cultivar 9930 chromosome 6, Cucumber_9930_V3, whole genome shotgun sequence genome:
- the LOC101217107 gene encoding anthranilate synthase alpha subunit 1, chloroplastic, which produces MQSFINNLSQPTSLFPSPRPQPPSITSLHTGSAHSTARRFFPSPLDSPFSSGCRSPSVKSFPSFVSSALSTAASNSLGVEAAEFIEASKHGNLVPLSRCIFGDQLDPILAYRCLVKENDWDSPSFLFESVESNSQGRYSVVGAQPTMEIVAKENKINILDHKKGRLTEEFVDDPFTIPIKISEKWKPKSIGGLPDTFCGGWVGYFSYDTMRYVEGKKLPFSGAPKDDRNLADFHLGLYDEVVVFDHVEKKVCIILWVELDGFLSVENAYEDGVKRLDNLARKFQDGDHPRLSPGFVNLNTRQFGPSLKKSNMTSDSYKEAVLRAKEHILAGDIFQIVLSQRFEYRTFANPFEIYRALRIVNPSPYMAYLQARGCTLVGSSPEILTRVKKNKIVNRPLAGTVRRGKTEKEDEMLEKQLLDDAKQCAEHIMLVDLARNDVGKVSKNSSVKVEKLMNIERYSHVMHISSTVTGELHDHLTSWDVLQAALPVGTVSGAPKVKAMELIDELETTRRGPYSGGFGTVSFNGDMDIALALRTIVFPTSAHYDTMYSYKDVNQRREWIAHLQAGAGIVADSSPEDEHQECQNKAAALARAIALAESAFVNK; this is translated from the exons ATGCAATCTTTCATTAACAACCTCTCTCAACCCACCTCTCTCTTCCCCTCCCCCCGCCCCCAACCACCGAGTATTACCTCTCTCCATACTGGTTCCGCCCACAGCACTGCCCGCCGGTTTTTTCCATCTCCTCTTGATTCTCCATTCTCCTCCGGTTGCCGGTCTCCGTCCGTCAAGAGTTTCCCAAGCTTTGTTTCTTCTGCTCTTTCGACCGCAGCTTCCAACTCTTTGG GTGTTGAAGCAGCAGAGTTTATAGAAGCATCAAAACATGGTAATTTGGTCCCCCTTTCTCGATGCATTTTTGGCGATCAACTTGACCCAATACTAGCATACCGTTGTCTAgtcaaagaaaatgattggGATTCTCCGAGCTTTCTTTTCGAGTCTGTCGAGTCTAATTCTCAG GGTCGTTATAGTGTGGTGGGAGCTCAACCAACTATGGAAATAGTGGCAAAGGAGAATAAGATCAATATTTTAGATCACAAGAAAGGGAGATTGACTGAGGAGTTTGTTGATGATCCATTCACGATTCCAATTAAAATCTCAGAGAAATGGAAACCTAAATCAATTGGTGGACTTCCGGACACATTTTGTG GTGGATGGGTAGGTTATTTCTCGTACGATACAATGCGATACGTGGAGGGCAAAAAACTACCATTCTCAGGAGCTCCAAAGGATGACAGAAATCTTGCTGACTTTCATTTAGGTCTCTATGACGAGGTTGTTGTGTTTGATCATGTTGAAAAG AAAGTCTGTATAATACTTTGGGTGGAGCTTGATGGATTTTTGTCAGTGGAGAATGCTTATGAAGATGGAGTAAAACGTTTGGACAATCTAGCAAGGAAATTTCAAGATGGTGACCA TCCAAGGCTAAGTCCAGGTTTTGTCAACTTGAATACTCGGCAATTCGGTCCGTCCttgaagaaatcaaacatGACTAGTGACTCGTACAAAGAGGCTGTGCTTCGGGCAAAAGAACATATTCTTGCAGGAGATATCTTCCAGATAGTTCTAAGTCAGCGTTTTGAGTATCGGACTTTTGCCAatccttttgaaatttatagaGCATTGAGAATTGTCAATCCGAGTCCATATATGGCTTACTTGCAA GCTAGAGGTTGCACATTGGTTGGTTCTAGTCCTGAAATTCTTACTCGTGTAAAAAAG AATAAGATTGTAAATCGCCCATTGGCTGGAACAGTTCGACGAGGGAAgacagaaaaagaagatgaaatgttGGAGAAGCAGTTACTGGATGATGCAAAACAGTGTGCAGAACACATCATGCTGGTTGATTTAGCTCGGAATGATGTCGGAAAG GTATCAAAAAATAGCTCGGTGAAGGTAGAAAAACTTATGAATATCGAACGATATTCACATGTAATGCACATAAGCTCCACG GTAACAGGAGAGTTACATGACCATCTAACAAGCTGGGATGTCTTGCAAGCTGCATTACCTGTCGGAACAGTTAGCGGAGCGCCCAAG GTAAAGGCCATGGAGTTGATCGATGAATTGGAGACAACAAGACGAGGCCCATATAGTGGTGGATTTGGTACCGTGTCTTTTAATGGTGATATGGACATAGCACTCGCTCTTCGAACTATTGTATTTCCAACATCAGCTCATTATGACACGATGTACTCGTACAAGGATGTGAACCAGCGTCGGGAGTGGATTGCTCATCTTCAAGCTGGTGCTGGGATAGTGGCTGATAGTAGTCCTGAAGATGAACATCAAGAATGCCAAAACAAAGCTGCTGCTCTTGCTCGTGCCATTGCCTTGGCAGAGTCTGCTTTTGTTAATAAGTGA